In the Nilaparvata lugens isolate BPH chromosome 9, ASM1435652v1, whole genome shotgun sequence genome, one interval contains:
- the LOC111060959 gene encoding probable basic-leucine zipper transcription factor J isoform X1, whose amino-acid sequence MIKEGISLPSHYPLTKQEERELKRIRRKIRNKISAQDSRKRKKEYVDGLEDRVKQCTEENETLMKRLKSLQSQNQTLSTQLKRLQAALLAKCNASTATTSNANAPANTATGAANTHAQPATCLMVLMLSLALVMAPNLRQQQHTMLSRDVVNVDDNASSLHGGSRSLLYTKQPSDEMPSADASAIMSDLEELIKFNTNNQLIGSGNKNQLMGGNQLIGSGDELIGGIKQLIGTNKQLIGGSSDHDYTMLSSSSSSSFLSSANRKRAPPLHYVVPPLDDDDRPPRPKRARGGDELVEGWGKSGGELSAAIGSGRGLGVEGREKSAAVGSGRGLGVEGRGKSGGDWSVAMETDGGEVAMVTPINKSRNNEVIVRIRDGAVF is encoded by the exons ATGATAAAAGAGGGAATTTCTCTGCCTTCGCACTATCCACTGACCAAACAGGAGGAGCGGGAATTGAAGCGAATCCGGCgcaaaatcagaaataaaatatcCGCCCAGGATTCGAGAAAACGCAAGAAGGAGTATGTCGACGGCCTCGAAGACAG AGTGAAACAATGCACCGAAGAGAACGAGACACTGATGAAACGCTTGAAAAGTCTCCAGTCGCAGAACCAAACTCTTTCCACCCAGTTGAAGCGATTACAGGCCGCTTTGCTGGCCAAATGCAATGCAAGCACGGCGACAACCAGCAATGCCAATGCACCTGCTAACACAGCTACGGGAGCAGCCAATACACATGCACAACCTGCCACTTGTCTTATG GTACTGATGTTGTCACTGGCCCTTGTGATGGCGCCAAATCTCAGACAACAACAGCATACAATGTTGTCACGAGATGTCGTTAATGTGGACGACAACGCATCCTCTTTGCATG GTGGCTCCCGTTCACTACTCTACACAAAGCAGCCGTCAGACGAAATGCCATCAGCTGACGCAAGCGCTATCATGTCTGACCTTGAAGAGCTGATCAAGTTCAACAccaacaatcagctgattggtAGCGGCAACAAAAATCAGCTGATGGGTGGTAACCAGCTGATTGGCAGCGGTGATGAACTGATTGGTGGCATCAAACAGCTGATTGGTACCAACAAACAGCTGATCGGTGGTAGCAGTGATCATGACTACACTAtgctatcatcatcatcatcatcttcatttctGTCATCAGCCAATCGCAAGCGAGCTCCGCCTCTCCACTATGTAGTTCCGCCcctagatgatgatgataggcCGCCAAGGCCGAAGAGAGCAAGAGGTGGGGATGAGTTGGTAGAAGGGTGGGGGAAAAGTGGAGGGGAGCTGAGTGCTGCTATTGGTAGTGGGCGTGGCCTAGGTGTAGAAGGGAGGGAGAAGAGTGCTGCTGTCGGTAGTGGGCGTGGCCTAGGTGTAGAAGGGAGGGGGAAAAGTGGAGGGGATTGGAGCGTTGCAATGGAGACGGATGGAGGGGAGGTTGCCATGGTAACGCCCATAAATAAGTCCAGGAACAATGAGGTGATTGTCAGAATTCGGGATGGAGCGGTCTTTTGA